A DNA window from Plasmodium brasilianum strain Bolivian I chromosome 12, whole genome shotgun sequence contains the following coding sequences:
- a CDS encoding protein serine/threonine kinase-1, protein MLQDKYIDNNEKYNKYRIYNYCRNYINDIKNKYMGFSNTYKNNSPNRYYYESRRNNNYYRYNNNNYNAYNNNTNNNSSNNNGYKLLRHKRYRSYRSYRSLSNSKHKTRFVKKYKNYDEEENIREYKNWKKRSYSSMKRIYDKNQRHHNKVYIESGYNNEDHKNKYVKNYNLSRKKNYYSYKKRIYSGRRNYDTHFGQGNIFYNNEYYLFNDGATLKKKKIYHGRSSFRSKLQSQEMYVDRIYNKRRYFSRNNRYTVNNNTIRSRAETSYKDKNRLGKSQIHRNSITTHDDGSRKSDGNYERKEFEEDEEEEGELEELEGTERERGGAVVGGGNNERGCRHIGYKDKINRSSGVSFNNKFHRNKKRGHFSNRRSRGYSGNSSRRSSIRGKGSSMSLRRDSYYTYSQRKRQHIDKYSDSYKKTISRESSDIYCRRKNVNKRNRTKVSYTEDIKKKKKKKKENNDSDDEIVHFSWKKGMILNECYIVIRKMGDGTFGRVLLCQHLDTKKYYAVKVIRNIKKYTKSAKIEADILKKIQNDDIKNNNIVKYHGKFMYYDHMCLIFEPLGPSLYEIITKNNYNGFHIEDIKLYCIEILKALNYLRKLSLTHTDLKPENILLDDPYFEKTLTTVRRVTDGRKVQIYRTKSTGIKLIDFGCATFKSDYHGSIINTRQYRAPEVILNLGWDVSSDMWSFGCVLAELYTGSLLFRTHEHLEHLAMMESIIHPIPKKMLYEAAKTNGSKYINKDQLRLAWPENASSINSVKHVKRCLPLYKIIKHDLFCDFLYNILQIDPALRSSPSELLKHKFLEQNYEYF, encoded by the coding sequence ATGTTACAAGACAAGTACattgataataatgaaaaatataataaatatagaatatataattattgtagaaattatataaacgatataaaaaataaatacatggGTTTCTCAaacacatataaaaataatagccCCAATAGGTATTATTATGAGTCCAGGAGAAATAATAACTATTAcagatataataataataattataatgcatacaataataataccaataataatagtagtaacaataatgggtataaattattaagacATAAAAGATATAGAAGCTATAGAAGTTACAGAAGTTTAAGTAATTCGAAGCATAAAACGAggtttgtaaaaaaatataaaaattatgatgaggaagaaaatataagagaatataaaaattggaaaaagcGTAGTTATTCTTCtatgaaaagaatatatgATAAGAATCAGAGACATCataataaagtatatatagaatcaggatataataatgaagatcataaaaataagtatgtaaaaaattataatttgtctagaaaaaaaaattattattcttataagAAGAGAATATATAGTGGTAGAAGAAATTATGACACTCATTTTGGACAagggaatattttttataataacgaATATTACTTGTTTAATGATGGAGCAActttaaagaaaaagaaaatatatcatgGTAGGAGTAGTTTCAGAAGTAAATTGCAAAGCCAGGAAATGTACGTAGACagaatatataacaaaagaaGATATTTTAGTCGAAATAATAGATATACTGTTAACAATAATACAATAAGAAGTAGAGCAGAAACTAGTTATAAGGACAAGAATCGATTAGGTAAATCACAAATTCATAGAAATAGTATCACCACTCATGATGATGGTTCAAGAAAATCGGATGGGAATTATGAAAGGAAAGAATTTGAAGAAGATGAGGAAGAGGAAGGAGAACTGGAAGAATTAGAAGGAACAGAAAGAGAAAGAGGAGGAGCAGTAGTAGGTGGAGGAAACAACGAACGAGGATGTAGACACATTGgatataaagataaaataaacagaAGTTCCGGTGtatcatttaataataaatttcatagaaataaaaaaagggggcACTTCAGTAATAGGCGTAGTAGAGGTTACAGTGGCAATAGTAGTAGAAGAAGCAGCATACGCGGAAAAGGCTCAAGCATGTCTCTAAGGAGAGATAGTTATTATACCTATTCGCAAAGAAAAAGACAAcatatagataaatatagtgattcttataaaaaaacgaTATCAAGAGAATCATCTGATATATAttgtagaagaaaaaatgtgAATAAGAGGAATAGAACGAAAGTTTCCTATACAGAagatataaagaaaaaaaagaaaaagaaaaaagaaaataatgacTCAGATGATGAAATTGTTCATTTTAGTtggaaaaaaggaatgaTATTAAATGAATGTTATATTGTTATACGTAAAATGGGGGATGGAACTTTTGGAAGAGTTTTGCTCTGTCAACATTTAGAtacgaaaaaatattatgcagTGAAAgttattagaaatataaaaaaatatacgaaaTCTGCAAAAATAGAAGCAgacattttgaaaaaaattcaaaatgatgatattaaaaataataatattgtaaaatatcATGGTAAGTTTATGTATTATGATCACATGTGTTTAATTTTTGAGCCTTTGGGTCCATcattatatgaaattataacaaaaaataattacaatgGTTTTCATATAGAGGACATTAAACTGTATTGTATAGAAATTTTGAAGGCATTAAATTATCTTCGGAAATTATCTTTAACACATACGGATTTGAAGCcggaaaatattttattagatGATccttattttgaaaaaacattAACAACAGTCAGAAGAGTTACTGATGGAAGGAAAGTACAAATTTACAGAACTAAGTCGACAGgtattaaattaattgaCTTTGGCTGTGCAACTTTTAAAAGTGATTATCATGGTTCTATAATTAATACAAGACAATACAGAGCTCCTGaagttattttaaatttaggaTGGGATGTATCTAGTGATATGTGGAGTTTTGGCTGTGTATTGGCTGAACTTTATACGGGTTCCTTATTATTTAGAACTCATGAACATTTAGAACATTTAGCTATGATGGAAAGTATTATTCATCCAATACCCAAAAAAATGCTATACGAAGCTGCAAAAACTAATggatcaaaatatataaataaggaTCAATTAAGATTAGCTTGGCCAGAAAATGCATCCAGTATAAATTCTGTTAAGCATGTTAAGAGGTGTTTACCATtgtacaaaattattaaacatgatttattttgtgatttcttatataatatattgcaAATTGATCCAGCTCTTAGATCTTCCCCTTCCGAATTATTAAAGCACAAATTTCTTGAACAAAATTATGAGTATTTTTAA